Proteins found in one Pontibacter sp. SGAir0037 genomic segment:
- a CDS encoding TonB-dependent receptor, producing the protein MKCDFTQNPKSMALRLQKPGVIRIAILLWTCLLLGTQAIAQTTVTGRVTDETGQGLPGVTVLLKGTSTAAPTNVEGNYSINVPDGNGTLIFSFIGYLTQEVPISNRSSINVSLRTDDKTLEEVVVIGYGTQRAEAVTGSVASISGEALTEVPSANISQALQGRLPGVELSQTSSQPGAPMQIRIRGTRSLTASNDPLVVLDGIPYPGSIGDINPNDIQSIDILKDASATAIYGSRGANGVILVTTKGGKAGQKPQVSYNTFTGIRTVFAKFPMMNGEEFAALRQAAGRYSNGIDESYDVDTDWQDLFYKTGVTTSHDLGVSGGTEQGRYNFSVGYYDESGVIPTQQYTRYSMRGSLDQGVGKHFRFGFSTYNNYNITQGSNIGLYGILSASPIANPYNADGTWKRVMNTGGDGDVWVNSRENVENLRDRWLSQTRAFGTYNTLFGEIQIPGVEGLKLRTNLGVNYRQSQGGAFTAAGINNVDPTTPSTASVSNQVTTDWTIENMLLYDRTFAEKHNVNVIGLYSASDNQMNRSRIAARDIPSDAFQFYNLGLADGEITVAPGDQWYTRSGLMSWMGRVMYSYDDRYLLSATLRSDASSRLAPGHKWHTYPAVSAGWNIGRESFMENLTVVNMLKLRAGFGVTSNQAVAPYATLGGLATRPYNFGDDNYQNGFFVSELPNPSLGWEFSETWNYGLDFSVLNHRLSGTIEYYTTNTKDILLRVPLPATSGVGSVIQNIGRTQNKGIELSLNGVILNNLNGWTWEAGVNMYANRNKLVALAGDQPRDEANWWFVGHPINVIYDYERIGLWQVGDPHMGLFEPGSTNPGDLNTTVGTIKVRYTGDYNDDGTPTRQISAADRQIIDVNPNFQGGFNTRVGFKGFDLSVVGVFQNGGILNSTLYGSSGYLNMLTGRRGNVKVDYWTPENTDAKYPNPRGFISGDNPRYGSTLGYFNASYMKIRTISLGYNFNKINWLQNAGVNNLRLYVTAQNPFVLFSPYNRETGMDPETNSYGNENAAVPLSDNLRRILTLGTNAPATRNFLVGLNVNF; encoded by the coding sequence ATGAAATGTGATTTTACTCAAAATCCCAAATCGATGGCACTACGGTTACAGAAACCGGGCGTCATTAGAATCGCTATCCTGCTATGGACCTGCCTGCTTCTGGGCACACAAGCAATAGCACAAACAACTGTAACAGGTCGTGTAACAGATGAAACAGGACAAGGACTCCCTGGTGTAACTGTTTTACTAAAAGGAACCTCTACGGCAGCTCCTACCAATGTAGAAGGCAACTATTCTATAAATGTACCTGATGGAAACGGAACTTTAATATTCTCATTCATAGGTTACTTAACGCAGGAAGTCCCTATCAGCAACAGGTCTTCTATTAATGTGAGCCTGAGAACGGATGATAAAACCCTGGAAGAAGTAGTTGTAATTGGCTATGGTACGCAACGAGCAGAGGCTGTAACGGGTTCGGTTGCCTCTATTAGTGGAGAAGCCTTGACAGAAGTGCCATCAGCGAACATTTCACAAGCCCTACAAGGGCGTTTGCCAGGTGTGGAGCTTTCGCAAACTTCATCACAGCCGGGTGCGCCTATGCAAATCAGGATAAGGGGTACTCGCTCTTTAACAGCCAGTAACGATCCTTTAGTAGTACTCGATGGTATACCTTATCCCGGATCTATTGGAGATATTAACCCTAACGACATTCAAAGTATTGATATTCTAAAAGACGCCTCCGCCACCGCTATTTATGGTTCTCGCGGAGCAAACGGTGTTATATTAGTAACTACAAAAGGAGGAAAAGCAGGGCAGAAGCCACAGGTAAGTTACAACACCTTTACAGGTATTAGAACTGTCTTTGCCAAGTTTCCAATGATGAACGGGGAGGAATTTGCCGCTCTGCGTCAGGCAGCAGGTAGATATAGCAACGGAATTGATGAGTCTTATGATGTTGATACAGACTGGCAGGATTTGTTTTATAAGACTGGTGTTACTACAAGCCACGATCTAGGTGTTTCAGGAGGCACCGAACAAGGGCGCTATAACTTTAGTGTAGGCTACTATGACGAATCTGGTGTAATTCCTACTCAACAATATACACGCTATTCTATGCGTGGTAGCTTAGACCAGGGTGTTGGTAAACATTTCCGCTTTGGCTTCTCTACTTATAATAACTATAATATTACCCAAGGATCAAATATTGGCCTGTATGGCATCCTTAGTGCTTCGCCCATTGCGAATCCTTATAATGCAGATGGCACCTGGAAAAGAGTTATGAACACAGGAGGCGATGGTGATGTATGGGTAAATTCCAGGGAAAATGTAGAAAACTTACGGGACAGATGGTTAAGTCAAACCAGAGCCTTCGGAACGTACAATACCTTATTCGGCGAAATTCAAATACCGGGAGTAGAGGGATTAAAATTACGCACTAATTTGGGTGTGAATTACCGCCAGAGCCAGGGTGGAGCATTTACTGCAGCGGGTATAAACAATGTAGATCCTACCACTCCATCTACTGCTTCTGTCAGTAACCAAGTAACAACCGACTGGACCATTGAAAACATGCTGCTTTATGATCGTACTTTCGCCGAAAAGCATAATGTGAATGTAATAGGTTTGTATTCAGCCTCTGATAATCAAATGAACCGCTCTCGCATAGCGGCAAGAGATATTCCTTCCGATGCCTTTCAATTCTATAATCTTGGGCTAGCAGACGGTGAAATAACAGTTGCTCCTGGTGATCAATGGTATACACGAAGTGGTTTGATGTCGTGGATGGGGCGTGTCATGTACTCTTATGACGACAGGTATTTACTCAGTGCAACACTACGTTCAGATGCTTCCTCCCGATTGGCGCCAGGACATAAATGGCATACCTACCCTGCCGTATCCGCTGGCTGGAACATCGGTAGAGAGTCCTTTATGGAGAACCTAACTGTTGTAAATATGCTCAAACTGCGAGCAGGCTTCGGTGTTACCTCTAATCAGGCTGTTGCACCCTATGCAACCCTCGGAGGTCTTGCCACACGTCCTTACAACTTTGGCGATGATAACTACCAAAATGGCTTCTTTGTATCGGAGTTGCCAAATCCTTCTTTAGGATGGGAATTTTCAGAAACCTGGAACTATGGCTTGGACTTCTCAGTACTTAACCATCGCTTGTCAGGCACTATAGAGTACTATACAACAAATACAAAAGATATTTTACTAAGAGTTCCTCTTCCTGCTACCTCGGGTGTTGGCAGCGTAATTCAAAACATCGGCAGGACCCAAAATAAAGGTATCGAGCTTTCGCTTAATGGCGTTATCCTGAATAACTTAAATGGCTGGACATGGGAAGCTGGTGTGAATATGTATGCCAACCGAAATAAGCTGGTAGCGCTTGCCGGAGATCAGCCGCGAGACGAAGCTAACTGGTGGTTTGTTGGCCATCCAATTAATGTTATCTACGATTATGAGAGAATCGGTCTGTGGCAGGTAGGTGATCCACATATGGGACTCTTTGAGCCTGGCTCAACTAATCCAGGAGATTTAAATACAACAGTTGGCACTATCAAAGTAAGATATACCGGTGATTATAATGATGATGGAACACCAACGCGACAAATATCAGCTGCTGACAGGCAGATAATAGATGTGAACCCAAATTTCCAGGGAGGCTTCAACACAAGAGTAGGCTTTAAAGGGTTTGATCTTAGTGTTGTAGGTGTATTCCAGAATGGCGGTATTCTAAACAGTACCCTTTACGGTTCGTCTGGTTACCTTAACATGCTGACCGGCCGTCGTGGGAACGTAAAAGTAGATTACTGGACGCCTGAAAACACCGATGCCAAATATCCCAACCCTAGGGGGTTCATTAGTGGCGACAATCCTAGATATGGCAGTACCTTAGGTTATTTTAATGCTTCGTATATGAAGATTCGGACAATTTCTTTGGGATATAACTTTAACAAAATCAACTGGCTACAAAATGCCGGTGTTAACAACCTCAGACTTTATGTTACGGCTCAGAACCCGTTTGTACTGTTCTCTCCATATAACAGGGAAACGGGCATGGATCCTGAAACCAACTCTTACGGTAACGAAAATGCGGCAGTGCCCTTATCAGATAACCTGAGACGCATTCTGACATTGGGAACAAACGCTCCTGCAACACGAAATTTCCTGGTTGGTTTAAATGTTAATTTTTAA
- a CDS encoding LacI family DNA-binding transcriptional regulator: MSKDITIYDIAKDLGISPATVSRALNDHPAVNGKTKQRILATADTLGYRSNMFASNLRKQKTNTIGVIVPRLNSNFQSSVMAGMEKVANEAGYNLIISQSLEAMQKESANAKTMYDSRVDGLLVSLAYDTENIDHFKPFFDKGIPVIFYDRVAEHKQCIGIVIDNIQAAYKATTHLIENGCKDIVHISGNLKINVYADRLKGYKYALIDHNLPFKESSVITTNLSEEAGKEAAQQILEMEKLPDGIFVANDTCAATCMKKLKKAGVVVPGDIAIVGFNNDPISRVIEPNLTTVDYPGYEMGEVAVKNLITLMNHVAGQSDILITNTITVRSELIVRDSSVRKAS; encoded by the coding sequence ATGAGTAAGGATATAACCATCTATGATATAGCAAAGGATCTGGGGATTTCACCTGCAACGGTAAGCAGAGCCTTAAATGATCATCCAGCCGTTAACGGGAAAACCAAGCAGCGTATTCTGGCAACTGCTGATACCTTGGGGTATAGATCAAACATGTTTGCCAGTAACTTAAGAAAGCAGAAGACGAATACAATTGGTGTTATTGTGCCCCGGCTGAATAGTAACTTTCAGTCATCTGTGATGGCAGGCATGGAAAAAGTAGCCAATGAGGCTGGGTATAACCTGATTATCAGCCAGTCGCTGGAAGCAATGCAGAAGGAAAGTGCCAACGCTAAAACGATGTACGACAGCAGAGTGGACGGCTTGTTGGTTTCTTTAGCATACGATACAGAGAATATTGACCATTTCAAGCCATTTTTTGACAAAGGAATACCCGTTATATTCTATGACAGGGTAGCTGAACATAAGCAGTGCATTGGTATTGTAATCGATAACATACAGGCAGCTTATAAAGCTACTACTCATCTAATAGAAAATGGATGTAAAGATATTGTGCATATAAGCGGTAACCTGAAAATCAATGTGTATGCCGATCGCCTGAAAGGCTATAAATATGCACTGATAGATCATAATCTGCCTTTTAAAGAATCTAGTGTTATCACCACAAATTTGAGCGAAGAGGCAGGTAAAGAGGCTGCACAGCAGATTCTGGAAATGGAGAAGTTACCAGATGGGATTTTTGTGGCAAACGACACCTGTGCCGCTACCTGCATGAAAAAGCTTAAGAAAGCCGGAGTTGTGGTGCCAGGCGATATTGCCATTGTTGGCTTCAACAATGATCCTATCTCAAGAGTGATAGAGCCAAATTTAACCACTGTAGACTATCCCGGCTACGAAATGGGCGAAGTGGCAGTAAAAAACCTGATCACCCTGATGAATCATGTGGCTGGTCAGTCTGATATTTTGATAACAAATACTATTACGGTGAGGTCCGAACTGATTGTCCGGGATTCATCTGTTAGAAAAGCATCATAA
- a CDS encoding alpha-glucuronidase family glycosyl hydrolase, producing the protein MKHKYKNILFVLFFFLVANALQAEDGYRLWQRYDLIDDAGKLNAYKQAIARIQVAGNSPTLTIVKNELSAALQGLLGVVVPVGEGEAVPGAVVAGTPTSSPVIASLQLADRLKAVGEEGYLLLTANTGGKKYTVIAANTDVGVLYGTFHFLRLLQTQQDIHSLSVSSAPKLQKRILNHWDNLDRTVERGYAGFSLWDWHRLPGYIDQRYIDYARANASIGINGTVLTNVNANALILTKEYLVKVKALADVFRPYGLKVYLTARFSAPIEIGGLKTADPLDPQVQAWWKTKADEIYTYVPDFGGFLVKANSEGQPGPQNYGRNHADGANMLADAVADKGGIVMWRAFVYDNEVPDDRAKQAYNEFKPLDGTFRKNVMVQVKNGAIDFQPREPFHPLFGAMPKTPIMMEFQITQEYLGQGTNLVYLSPLFKEVLDSDTYAKGKGSTVAKVIDGTLNNHGLTGIAGVSNIGTDRNWTGHQFGQSNWYSFGRLAWDHNLSSEAIADEWVKMTFTNNNQLVSPVKNMMLGSHEAAVNYMTPLGLHHIMGWSHHYGPGPWIKDKHRADWTSVYYHRATAEGIGFDRTKSGSDAISQYFPPVQKQFGNIKNCPEKYLLWFHHVKWDRKMKSGRTLWDEMCYKYYAGVDSVRQMQQIWNKMESLVDAERFNHIKMFLAIQEQEAVWWRDACLLYFQTFSKRPLPAGFEKPGHPLEYYMQLDPKFAPGI; encoded by the coding sequence ATGAAACATAAGTATAAAAACATCCTGTTTGTTCTTTTTTTCTTTTTGGTGGCAAATGCTTTACAGGCAGAAGATGGGTACAGGCTGTGGCAACGCTACGATCTGATTGATGACGCCGGGAAGCTGAATGCCTATAAACAAGCTATTGCCAGAATACAGGTGGCAGGTAACTCACCCACGCTCACTATTGTAAAAAATGAACTGAGTGCCGCCCTGCAAGGCTTATTGGGCGTGGTAGTTCCTGTTGGGGAAGGTGAAGCAGTGCCAGGTGCCGTGGTGGCGGGTACCCCAACAAGTTCTCCTGTGATAGCTTCTCTGCAATTAGCGGATAGGTTAAAAGCGGTTGGGGAGGAAGGGTACTTACTTCTTACTGCGAATACAGGTGGTAAAAAGTACACTGTTATTGCAGCAAACACAGATGTAGGCGTATTATACGGCACTTTTCACTTTCTAAGGCTGCTGCAGACACAGCAGGACATTCACAGCCTTTCTGTGAGCAGTGCTCCAAAACTGCAGAAAAGAATTCTGAACCATTGGGATAATTTGGATAGAACAGTAGAGCGTGGTTATGCCGGCTTCTCGCTCTGGGACTGGCACAGACTGCCTGGTTACATAGATCAGCGCTATATAGATTATGCCCGAGCAAACGCTTCTATAGGTATAAATGGTACTGTGCTGACCAATGTAAACGCAAATGCGCTTATTCTTACCAAAGAATACCTAGTTAAGGTAAAAGCATTGGCTGATGTATTCCGGCCTTATGGTTTAAAAGTATATCTGACAGCCAGGTTTAGCGCGCCTATCGAAATCGGAGGACTGAAAACAGCTGATCCTTTGGATCCGCAGGTACAGGCCTGGTGGAAAACAAAGGCAGACGAAATTTACACGTATGTGCCTGACTTCGGTGGCTTTCTGGTAAAGGCAAACTCGGAGGGGCAGCCCGGGCCGCAGAACTATGGCCGAAACCATGCTGATGGGGCCAATATGCTGGCTGATGCCGTAGCAGATAAAGGAGGTATTGTAATGTGGCGAGCCTTTGTGTATGATAACGAAGTGCCCGACGATCGTGCCAAACAGGCTTATAATGAGTTTAAGCCTCTGGATGGCACTTTTAGGAAGAATGTGATGGTGCAGGTGAAAAACGGGGCTATCGACTTTCAGCCACGGGAGCCTTTTCACCCGCTGTTCGGAGCCATGCCTAAAACACCTATCATGATGGAGTTCCAGATTACACAGGAATACCTGGGGCAGGGTACCAACTTGGTGTACCTTTCGCCGCTATTTAAAGAAGTGCTGGATTCTGATACTTATGCCAAAGGAAAAGGCTCTACGGTAGCCAAAGTGATAGACGGGACTTTAAACAACCACGGCCTGACAGGTATAGCAGGAGTTAGTAACATAGGCACCGACCGTAACTGGACGGGCCACCAGTTCGGGCAGTCCAACTGGTATTCTTTTGGTCGCCTTGCCTGGGACCACAACCTTTCCTCTGAGGCCATTGCTGATGAGTGGGTGAAGATGACCTTTACCAACAATAACCAGTTGGTAAGCCCTGTAAAAAATATGATGCTGGGCTCGCATGAGGCAGCCGTTAATTACATGACACCCCTTGGCCTGCACCACATCATGGGCTGGAGCCACCACTATGGTCCCGGACCGTGGATCAAAGACAAACACCGGGCCGACTGGACATCTGTGTATTACCATCGTGCTACAGCAGAAGGAATCGGCTTCGACAGAACAAAATCAGGTAGCGATGCTATCAGCCAGTATTTTCCACCTGTTCAAAAACAGTTCGGGAACATCAAAAACTGTCCTGAAAAATATTTGCTCTGGTTCCATCATGTAAAGTGGGATCGGAAAATGAAGTCAGGCAGAACCCTGTGGGATGAAATGTGCTATAAATATTACGCAGGAGTAGACAGCGTGCGTCAGATGCAACAAATCTGGAATAAAATGGAAAGCCTGGTGGATGCAGAGCGATTTAATCACATAAAAATGTTTCTTGCCATACAAGAGCAGGAGGCTGTTTGGTGGCGGGATGCTTGTCTGCTTTATTTCCAGACATTCTCAAAACGCCCTCTTCCAGCAGGGTTTGAAAAGCCAGGGCATCCACTGGAATACTACATGCAGCTGGATCCTAAATTTGCACCAGGTATTTAA
- a CDS encoding SDR family NAD(P)-dependent oxidoreductase, whose amino-acid sequence MTENFSSEQKVAIVTGGASGLGYAIAEKFTRSGIYTIIIGRNEQKLQEAKGAFGELCTYISFDLNNMEQIPALVEDILQQYGKVDILVNNAGINMKKPFTEVTDEDFQRIILTNVSAVFSLSREVVKAMAAAGRGSIVNISSMASQYGIPKVIAYTASKAAIEGMTKAMATELSPQGIRINCVAPGFIATDMSAKALDNDPERKGKVLSRTPMGKLGLPEDVAEAVYFFASDAAKYVTGTILPVDGGNAVGF is encoded by the coding sequence ATGACAGAAAATTTTTCATCAGAACAGAAAGTTGCCATTGTTACAGGCGGGGCATCAGGTCTGGGGTATGCTATTGCAGAGAAGTTTACAAGAAGCGGGATATACACCATTATCATAGGCAGAAACGAGCAAAAGCTTCAGGAGGCAAAGGGTGCTTTTGGAGAGCTGTGCACTTATATTTCGTTCGACCTTAATAACATGGAGCAGATTCCTGCCCTTGTGGAGGATATACTGCAGCAGTATGGGAAAGTGGATATTTTGGTGAACAACGCCGGGATAAACATGAAAAAGCCTTTTACAGAGGTGACGGATGAGGATTTTCAGCGGATAATCTTAACCAATGTGTCGGCGGTTTTCTCACTTAGCAGAGAAGTGGTAAAAGCGATGGCTGCAGCAGGGAGAGGCAGCATTGTTAATATCAGTTCAATGGCCTCGCAGTATGGAATTCCAAAAGTAATTGCCTATACCGCATCTAAAGCAGCCATAGAAGGCATGACGAAAGCCATGGCTACAGAATTGTCGCCACAAGGTATACGCATCAACTGCGTAGCCCCTGGCTTTATAGCCACCGATATGTCTGCCAAAGCATTAGATAACGATCCGGAGCGTAAAGGGAAAGTATTATCCAGAACGCCAATGGGTAAACTTGGCTTGCCGGAAGATGTGGCAGAGGCTGTTTACTTTTTCGCAAGCGACGCAGCAAAGTATGTAACAGGTACTATACTACCAGTAGATGGCGGCAACGCTGTCGGGTTCTAG
- a CDS encoding endo-1,4-beta-xylanase, with protein sequence MKKTKLCIAAGIAAISFGFIGKADKTLKEVYKKDFYIGAALNGRQIAGQDAKSTAIIERQFSTISPENILKWGPIHPQPETYNFDLADRYVALGEKNKMFVVGHTLVWHQQTPDWVFQGDNGNNASKEVLLKRMEDHIATVAGRYKGRINGWDVVNEALNDDGTLRKSKWLQITGEEYLERAFKAAQKADPKAELYYNDYNMWKPAKRDGAIQLAQNLKKKGAKVDGIGMQGHWGLKNPSLEQIEASIVAISKAGFKVMITELDIDVLPNPSNRQGADIDATFDFEEKYNLYTTGLPDSVQQQLTERYAEIFKLFRKHSDKISRITFWGVTDNDSWLNDWPMRGRTSYPLLFDRQYQPKPAFNAVLQAAAK encoded by the coding sequence ATGAAAAAGACTAAATTATGTATAGCGGCTGGTATAGCTGCCATTAGTTTTGGCTTTATTGGCAAGGCTGATAAAACCTTAAAGGAGGTTTACAAAAAGGATTTTTACATTGGCGCCGCACTCAACGGCAGGCAGATCGCTGGACAGGATGCGAAATCTACAGCCATTATCGAGCGTCAGTTCAGTACTATCAGCCCGGAAAATATCCTGAAGTGGGGCCCCATTCATCCGCAGCCGGAAACATATAATTTCGATCTGGCGGATAGGTATGTGGCTTTGGGCGAAAAGAATAAAATGTTTGTGGTGGGGCATACCCTGGTGTGGCATCAGCAAACACCAGACTGGGTATTTCAGGGCGACAACGGCAACAATGCCAGTAAAGAGGTGCTGCTGAAGCGCATGGAAGATCATATTGCTACTGTGGCAGGTCGCTACAAAGGCAGGATAAATGGCTGGGATGTGGTGAACGAGGCACTAAACGACGATGGCACTTTACGCAAGTCGAAGTGGCTTCAGATAACAGGCGAAGAGTATCTGGAAAGAGCTTTTAAGGCGGCCCAAAAAGCGGATCCGAAAGCAGAGCTTTACTACAACGACTATAATATGTGGAAGCCAGCTAAGCGTGATGGTGCTATTCAGTTGGCACAGAACCTGAAGAAAAAAGGAGCAAAAGTAGATGGTATAGGCATGCAAGGGCACTGGGGCCTGAAGAATCCAAGCCTCGAGCAGATCGAAGCCAGTATAGTAGCCATCTCGAAAGCAGGTTTTAAAGTCATGATCACAGAGCTGGACATAGATGTGCTGCCAAATCCAAGCAACAGGCAAGGTGCTGATATTGATGCTACTTTCGACTTTGAAGAAAAGTATAACCTCTATACTACAGGTCTGCCAGACTCGGTGCAGCAACAGCTCACGGAGCGCTATGCCGAGATCTTTAAACTTTTCCGGAAGCATAGCGACAAAATCAGCAGAATAACCTTTTGGGGTGTAACCGACAACGATTCTTGGCTAAATGATTGGCCTATGAGAGGCAGAACCAGTTATCCGCTGCTGTTCGACCGACAGTATCAGCCCAAACCTGCCTTTAATGCAGTGTTACAAGCTGCTGCTAAATAG
- a CDS encoding LacI family DNA-binding transcriptional regulator, which produces MKRITIQDIAKELDIAFSTVARALNDHPAISDATKKAVRETAQRLGYRQNKLASSLRSGHTNTIGIIVPSLDVSFFSSVVHGIEKIMNENGYSILLYQSNEAYESEKKGIETFLNSRVAGIIASVAKETTRYEHYSEIRKRRTPLLFFDRTIDALPLPSVTIDDYKGGFIATEHLIRQGYKRIVHITSAQSLRIFTERLRGYIDALKLHNLPVDEDLILYGDFSLDYGRQCVLNLYNRNIDFDAVFALEDYTAMGVLQQLLASGVKVPEEVGVIGFANEAFTALVTPGLSTIDQQTVAMGEAAAELFLKMLKSEDLYNNLPERVILDPLLIARGSTQRLVPAKQ; this is translated from the coding sequence TTGAAACGAATTACCATACAAGACATTGCTAAAGAGCTGGATATTGCTTTTTCTACTGTCGCCAGAGCCTTAAATGATCACCCTGCTATTAGCGACGCTACCAAAAAGGCTGTTAGAGAAACTGCTCAGCGGCTAGGTTACCGCCAGAACAAGCTGGCGTCCTCCCTCCGCTCCGGCCATACCAATACAATCGGTATCATTGTGCCTAGCCTGGATGTAAGCTTCTTTAGCTCGGTAGTTCATGGCATAGAAAAGATCATGAATGAAAACGGTTACAGCATTTTGCTCTACCAGTCAAACGAGGCTTATGAGAGTGAAAAGAAAGGTATTGAAACGTTCCTGAACTCCAGAGTGGCAGGCATTATAGCGTCTGTCGCTAAAGAAACCACCAGGTATGAGCACTATTCAGAAATCCGAAAGCGCCGCACCCCTCTCCTCTTCTTCGATCGCACAATAGATGCTCTTCCGTTACCGTCTGTTACGATAGATGATTATAAGGGGGGTTTTATTGCCACGGAGCATTTGATCAGGCAAGGCTACAAACGTATTGTGCATATTACTTCTGCCCAAAGCCTCCGCATTTTTACAGAACGGTTGAGAGGGTATATTGATGCTCTGAAACTACATAACCTGCCTGTAGACGAAGATCTGATTCTTTACGGAGACTTTTCATTAGACTATGGCCGGCAATGCGTCCTGAACCTCTACAACAGGAACATAGACTTTGATGCCGTATTTGCACTCGAAGACTATACAGCCATGGGCGTGCTCCAGCAGCTGCTGGCTTCAGGTGTAAAAGTACCCGAAGAAGTAGGTGTAATCGGGTTTGCCAATGAAGCTTTTACAGCACTGGTTACGCCAGGACTATCTACCATAGACCAGCAAACGGTGGCCATGGGTGAAGCTGCTGCTGAGTTGTTTTTAAAGATGTTAAAATCAGAGGACCTTTATAATAACTTGCCTGAACGTGTTATACTTGATCCGCTTCTGATTGCCAGAGGCTCTACTCAACGCCTGGTACCGGCAAAGCAGTAA
- a CDS encoding xylulokinase: protein MLLLGIDIGTSSIKVSVVDAATQQNIVSAQYPDTETAITSNRPGWAEQSPEMWWEHTQQAIKRAHASGKYNSQDVGAIGIAYQMHGLVVVDKDQEVLRDSIIWCDSRAVEIGNTAFKQIGEEKSLSHLLNSPGNFTASKLAWVKENEPEVYSKIHRIMLPGDFIAMKLTGDITTSTSALSEGVFWDFKNDEVSADVMSYYGFEKDLIPEVRPLFSSHGEVKASVAEALGLKAGIPVTYKSGDQPNNALSLNVLKPGEVAATAGTSGVIYGVSDQLVYDQQSRVNTFAHVNYAGGNEKRVGVLLCINGTGIMNSWVKNTMGVGIGYPAMNSEAAKVNIGSDGLRILPFGNGAERMLNNKIVGAHFHHLDLNLHSSAHVFRAVQEGIAFAFRYGLDIMRENGMNPQVIRAGKANMFLSDLFASAFVNATQVPVELYHNDGSVGAALGAGIGVKAFASAEDAFTNMQPKSFIEPGAAEQEQYETTYQEWKALLLQQLNK, encoded by the coding sequence ATGTTATTATTAGGTATAGACATAGGTACTTCTTCCATTAAAGTTTCTGTAGTTGATGCAGCTACACAGCAGAACATTGTTTCTGCACAATATCCGGATACTGAGACCGCTATTACATCCAACAGGCCTGGTTGGGCAGAGCAATCTCCTGAAATGTGGTGGGAGCATACGCAACAGGCAATTAAAAGAGCACATGCAAGCGGCAAGTATAATTCGCAGGATGTCGGAGCCATTGGTATAGCTTACCAGATGCACGGGCTGGTAGTGGTTGATAAAGACCAGGAGGTGCTGCGCGATTCTATCATCTGGTGCGACAGCCGTGCTGTAGAAATCGGAAATACCGCTTTTAAGCAGATAGGAGAAGAAAAAAGCCTGTCTCACCTGCTGAATTCTCCTGGGAACTTCACAGCTTCCAAGCTGGCCTGGGTCAAGGAAAATGAGCCAGAAGTGTACAGTAAAATTCACCGCATCATGCTTCCAGGCGATTTTATAGCCATGAAACTGACAGGTGACATCACCACCAGTACATCTGCTCTTTCAGAAGGTGTTTTCTGGGACTTTAAAAATGACGAGGTCTCGGCTGATGTTATGAGCTACTATGGTTTTGAAAAAGATCTTATTCCGGAGGTGCGGCCGCTTTTCTCTTCACACGGCGAAGTGAAAGCTTCGGTGGCTGAGGCTCTGGGCTTGAAAGCAGGTATACCTGTTACCTATAAATCAGGCGATCAACCTAATAATGCGCTTTCGCTGAATGTGCTGAAGCCTGGAGAAGTGGCGGCTACAGCAGGTACATCAGGTGTTATTTATGGGGTAAGCGACCAGCTGGTGTACGACCAGCAATCGAGGGTGAATACGTTTGCGCACGTAAATTATGCCGGCGGTAACGAGAAGCGCGTAGGGGTGCTACTGTGCATCAATGGTACTGGTATTATGAACAGCTGGGTGAAAAACACCATGGGGGTTGGCATCGGCTACCCGGCCATGAACAGTGAAGCGGCAAAAGTAAACATTGGCAGCGATGGCCTGCGCATACTTCCGTTCGGAAACGGAGCCGAACGAATGCTGAACAATAAGATAGTGGGGGCCCATTTCCATCACCTCGACCTTAACCTGCACTCCAGTGCCCATGTTTTCCGTGCCGTACAGGAAGGCATTGCCTTTGCTTTCCGATATGGGTTAGACATTATGCGCGAGAATGGCATGAATCCACAGGTAATTAGGGCAGGCAAAGCAAATATGTTCCTGAGCGACCTGTTTGCAAGTGCATTTGTGAATGCAACGCAGGTGCCTGTAGAGCTATACCATAACGATGGAAGCGTGGGAGCCGCTTTAGGAGCAGGTATAGGTGTAAAAGCCTTCGCCTCTGCCGAAGATGCCTTTACCAACATGCAGCCGAAGAGCTTTATAGAGCCAGGTGCTGCTGAGCAAGAGCAATACGAAACAACATACCAGGAGTGGAAAGCACTTCTCTTACAGCAATTAAATAAGTAA